In the Euphorbia lathyris chromosome 5, ddEupLath1.1, whole genome shotgun sequence genome, one interval contains:
- the LOC136229958 gene encoding putative glycosyltransferase 7: protein MVTTEPSTKSQFSPMAKSTYRNKSSSVFNDGFLYLGGALLAFLLVWSFWSYAGPTITNTFQPNIGASNSRVQDEPAVNLRFDPPDRTFYDDPELSYSIEKPIKNWDEKRKEWLKLHPSFAAGARDRVVMVTGSQSKPCKNPIGDHFLLRFFKNKVDYCRIHGYDIFYNNVLLHPKMPSFWAKYPVVKAAMLAHPEAEWIWWVDSDAMFTDMEYKLPLRRYDFKNHNLVVHGWEKLIYGAKSWTSLNAGVFLIRNCQWSMDFMDKWANMGPMSSDFKKWGKIQRSLFKDKLFPESDDQSALIYMIYKDKELMDKIYLEGEYYFEGYWFDIVSTYDNITDKYTEIERGDPKLRRRHAEKVSEQYGAFREKHLKAAGNGKGSWRRPFITHFTGCQPCSGDHNKMYEGDSCWNGMVKALNFADNQVLRKYGFVHPDLLDTNTVEETPFDYPDEGPW from the coding sequence atggtcACGACGGAGCCGTCCACCAAGTCTCAGTTCTCTCCAATGGCCAAATCTACTTACAGAAATAAATCGTCTTCTGTTTTCAACGACGGCTTTCTCTATCTCGGCGGAGCTTTGCTTGCTTTCTTACTCGTATGGTCTTTTTGGTCTTACGCTGGCCCTACTATCACTAACACTTTTCAGCCTAACATTGGTGCTTCAAATAGTCGCGTTCAAGATGAGCCGGCGGTTAATCTCCGATTTGATCCGCCTGATCGAACTTTTTATGACGATCCGGAACTGAGTTATTCGATTGAAAAGCCTATTAAAAATTGGGATGAGAAGAGGAAAGAGTGGCTGAAGCTTCATCCTTCTTTCGCCGCCGGCGCACGTGATCGAGTTGTGATGGTTACTGGATCGCAGTCCAAGCCGTGTAAAAATCCTATCGGAGACCATTTTCTTCTACGATTCTTCAAAAACAAAGTCGATTACTGTAGAATCCACGGCTACGATATTTTCTACAACAACGTCCTCCTCCATCCGAAAATGCCGAGTTTCTGGGCTAAATATCCGGTGGTGAAGGCGGCGATGCTAGCTCATCCGGAGGCGGAGTGGATCTGGTGGGTGGATTCCGACGCTATGTTTACCGATATGGAGTACAAGCTACCGTTACGCCGGTATGATTTCAAAAACCATAATCTGGTGGTTCACGGCTGGGAGAAGTTAATCTATGGTGCGAAGAGTTGGACTTCTCTAAACGCCGGCGTTTTCCTGATCCGAAATTGTCAGTGGTCCATGGATTTTATGGACAAATGGGCGAATATGGGTCCAATGAGCTCTGATTTCAAAAAATGGGGAAAAATCCAACGGTCATTATTCAAAGACAAACTGTTCCCGGAATCCGACGATCAATCAGCTCTGATCTACATGATATATAAAGATAAGGAATTAATGGACAAGATTTATCTCGAAGGGGAATACTATTTCGAGGGATACTGGTTTGACATAGTTTCGACGTACGATAACATAACCGACAAGTACACAGAAATCGAGAGGGGAGATCCGAAATTAAGGAGAAGGCACGCAGAGAAGGTGAGTGAGCAATACGGTGCGTTTAGGGAGAAGCATTTGAAGGCGGCCGGAAACGGGAAAGGGAGTTGGAGGAGGCCGTTCATCACGCATTTTACGGGATGTCAGCCGTGTAGTGGGGACCACAATAAGATGTACGAAGGGGATAGCTGCTGGAACGGGATGGTCAAAGCGTTGAACTTCGCTGATAATCAAGTGCTGAGAAAGTATGGGTTCGTGCACCCGGATCTACTGGATACTAATACGGTGGAGGAGACGCCGTTTGATTATCCAGATGAGGGTCCGTGGTGA